The proteins below are encoded in one region of Clostridium sp. 'White wine YQ':
- a CDS encoding heme NO-binding domain-containing protein, which translates to MKGTVVRTWMKTCRRLYNDECVDRALELAGFSKDKVFSPLEDVDDRNINKIIQEIAKANNLTISNLWRTIGIDNVKSFTGDYPAFFKHENLYTFLKSMYDVHVIVVKRIPGAKPPLLDLKPISKRQAVFEYSSKRGMFDYFLGMLEGAGNHFNEKLIVEEISKTEDNLKLKLTFEKDIYAKKKYGLNKFISLGFIRNIGVKVSLLTTVIVAIINIAVYFTNKDLLIYSSIISGFIGTLIANNLLHKPMHAIIEGLNKLKDNNYVDDLLIETGDFYEELYNSIREYKDIVTKDFVGFKGVTDEINTFSSEVGNIANKMGNTSGEIGGVVEQVANAAILQTAEIEASVSMLRDSVKSIVSVTAKEHENKGELEKAVVKIKDSYENTRNTSDKLNNVLEGFGSVKSNSLELQNRARGITQIVSLVSSIAEQTNLLALNASIEAARAGESGKGFAVVADEVRKLAEQSQEAVNNITGGLSEFIGEVDNIVGDIAKQFDILKQENEKLNTAVTYSSSANDTINAVASKMIETSNRLEEETKAMTKVYDKIESLVSIAEENTAASEEVSASVQIYTDDISKLTESIKEFKKLTYQFNEDLDKYKI; encoded by the coding sequence ATGAAAGGGACAGTAGTGAGAACATGGATGAAAACATGTAGAAGACTTTATAATGACGAATGTGTGGATAGAGCATTAGAGTTAGCTGGGTTTTCAAAAGATAAAGTTTTTTCACCATTAGAGGATGTTGATGATAGGAACATTAACAAAATAATACAAGAAATAGCAAAAGCTAATAATCTTACAATTTCAAATTTATGGAGAACAATAGGCATAGATAATGTAAAAAGTTTTACAGGTGATTATCCAGCTTTTTTTAAACATGAAAACTTATATACATTTTTAAAATCAATGTATGATGTGCATGTAATAGTAGTTAAGAGGATTCCAGGGGCAAAGCCGCCACTTTTAGATCTTAAACCGATATCAAAGAGACAAGCTGTTTTTGAGTACTCTTCTAAGAGAGGTATGTTTGATTATTTTCTAGGAATGCTAGAAGGAGCCGGTAATCATTTTAATGAGAAATTAATTGTTGAAGAGATATCTAAGACAGAAGATAACTTGAAATTAAAACTCACATTTGAAAAAGACATATATGCAAAGAAAAAATATGGACTTAACAAATTCATATCTTTAGGCTTTATAAGAAATATAGGAGTAAAAGTTTCTTTACTTACTACAGTAATTGTAGCAATAATAAATATTGCCGTTTATTTTACTAATAAAGATTTACTTATATATAGTTCTATAATAAGTGGATTTATTGGAACACTTATTGCAAATAATCTATTACATAAACCAATGCACGCAATAATAGAGGGCTTAAATAAACTTAAGGATAATAATTATGTAGATGATTTACTGATTGAAACAGGGGATTTCTATGAAGAATTATATAATTCAATAAGAGAATACAAGGACATAGTTACAAAAGACTTTGTGGGATTTAAGGGTGTAACAGATGAAATCAATACCTTTAGTTCAGAAGTAGGTAATATAGCAAATAAGATGGGAAATACTTCTGGTGAAATAGGTGGGGTTGTAGAACAGGTAGCAAATGCAGCCATACTACAAACAGCAGAAATTGAAGCGTCTGTATCCATGCTAAGAGATAGTGTAAAGTCAATTGTATCTGTAACTGCAAAGGAGCATGAAAATAAAGGTGAACTAGAAAAAGCAGTTGTAAAAATTAAAGATAGTTATGAAAATACAAGAAATACTTCTGATAAATTAAATAATGTTCTTGAGGGATTTGGAAGTGTTAAAAGTAATAGTTTAGAGCTTCAAAATAGAGCTCGTGGAATTACTCAAATAGTTTCATTAGTATCTTCAATTGCAGAACAAACCAATTTACTTGCGCTAAATGCATCAATTGAGGCAGCAAGAGCAGGTGAGTCAGGCAAGGGATTTGCAGTTGTAGCTGATGAGGTAAGAAAGCTTGCAGAACAATCCCAGGAAGCAGTAAATAATATTACTGGAGGATTAAGTGAGTTTATAGGTGAAGTAGATAATATAGTTGGTGATATTGCAAAACAATTTGACATTTTGAAACAGGAAAATGAAAAGTTAAATACAGCAGTAACATATAGTAGTAGTGCAAACGACACAATAAACGCAGTTGCTAGTAAAATGATAGAAACATCAAATAGGTTAGAAGAAGAAACTAAGGCAATGACTAAAGTTTATGATAAGATAGAATCTCTAGTGTCTATAGCAGAAGAAAATACAGCTGCATCAGAAGAAGTAAGTGCAAGTGTTCAGATATATACTGATGACATCTCCAAACTTACAGAGAGTATAAAAGAATTTAAGAAGCTTACATATCAATTTAATGAAGATTTGGACAAGTATAAGATATAA
- a CDS encoding serine/threonine-protein kinase produces the protein MLNCGEVLDKKYKIVKHLGNGGMGTVYLCKDINSGEFYAIKEMKEDNEFKIDVLSEVNMLNRLEHPGIPRVTDTFSTDGNFYMVEDYIEGWTLKEYLTEKGMVETEEACHIILKLCDIVGYLHSFNPPIIYRDLKPTNIMITKYEKVVLIDFGTTKDYKYNKNSDTVVIGTTGYAAPEQYGFGQSCIQTDIYGMGAIMYFLFTRKEVSRISELFKDDNYTKVEHELQRIIKKCLEFDIADRYKTIDELRKEIDGYLREGRYEKTSILISSKDNYNKSTKKPRLRKNILGFLVLSIAALFVVYSFLNNNTTKAEDKNNVSNPVEDSSIDTLPKPEDSQPIKEDTVIDHSDQTKVDDNNINKENNNKEIYKKPNKNKGKNKNKH, from the coding sequence ATGCTTAATTGTGGAGAAGTTTTAGATAAAAAATATAAAATAGTAAAGCATCTAGGAAATGGAGGAATGGGGACAGTATATTTATGTAAAGATATTAATTCTGGAGAATTTTATGCAATAAAAGAAATGAAAGAGGATAATGAATTTAAGATAGATGTATTATCAGAAGTTAATATGTTAAATCGATTAGAACATCCGGGGATTCCGAGGGTCACAGACACGTTTTCTACAGATGGAAATTTCTATATGGTTGAAGACTATATAGAGGGATGGACACTAAAAGAATACTTAACCGAAAAAGGAATGGTTGAAACTGAAGAGGCTTGCCATATAATACTAAAATTATGTGATATAGTAGGGTATTTACATAGTTTCAATCCTCCTATTATATATAGAGACTTGAAGCCAACAAATATTATGATAACAAAATATGAGAAAGTAGTATTAATTGATTTCGGAACGACGAAGGATTATAAATACAATAAAAACAGTGATACAGTGGTAATTGGAACAACGGGGTACGCTGCACCTGAGCAATATGGATTTGGACAGTCTTGTATTCAAACTGATATCTATGGAATGGGCGCTATAATGTATTTTCTTTTTACAAGAAAGGAAGTATCAAGAATTTCAGAATTGTTTAAGGATGATAACTATACAAAAGTTGAGCATGAACTTCAAAGAATAATAAAAAAATGTTTGGAATTTGATATTGCTGATAGATATAAGACTATTGATGAATTAAGAAAGGAAATTGACGGATATTTACGTGAAGGTAGATATGAGAAAACATCAATATTAATTAGTTCAAAAGATAATTATAACAAATCAACAAAGAAACCTAGGTTAAGAAAGAATATACTCGGGTTTTTAGTGTTATCAATAGCAGCTTTATTTGTAGTATACTCTTTTTTAAATAATAACACTACTAAAGCAGAAGACAAAAATAATGTAAGTAATCCAGTTGAAGATAGTAGTATAGATACCTTGCCTAAACCTGAGGATAGCCAGCCTATAAAAGAAGATACAGTTATCGACCATAGTGATCAAACAAAAGTTGACGATAATAACATCAATAAAGAAAATAATAATAAAGAAATATATAAGAAGCCGAATAAAAATAAAGGAAAAAATAAAAATAAGCATTAA
- a CDS encoding 3'-5' exonuclease, with amino-acid sequence MNYIIFDLEFNQGYKYTRNNDSPINPSCPFEIIQIGAVKLNSEFNIISSFNRLVKPQIYKNLHSFIKEMTSLTTEDLNNSKFFSEIYLEFVDFIGKDENILCVWGTADIRELFRNIYFFHLDDSLISKEYIDIQHYSSKHFNCPKGTNIGLNNAITLLDIPIINQFHDAYNDACYTTQVFTNIYNGNFVSKKYSKNTNTKRRNTKSKIDNYHLIEQFEKMYNRKMTKEEKGIIKLAYLMGKTNQFQVKN; translated from the coding sequence ATGAATTATATAATATTTGATTTAGAATTTAACCAAGGATATAAATATACAAGAAATAATGATTCACCAATCAATCCCAGCTGTCCTTTTGAAATCATTCAAATTGGTGCAGTTAAATTAAATAGTGAATTTAACATTATTTCATCTTTTAATAGGTTAGTGAAACCACAGATATATAAAAATCTTCATTCTTTTATTAAGGAAATGACTTCTTTAACAACTGAAGATCTTAATAACTCAAAATTTTTTAGTGAAATATATTTAGAATTCGTCGATTTTATAGGAAAGGATGAAAATATACTTTGCGTATGGGGAACTGCAGATATTAGAGAATTATTTAGGAATATATACTTTTTTCATTTAGATGATTCTTTAATTTCTAAAGAATATATAGATATACAGCATTATTCTTCTAAACATTTTAACTGCCCAAAAGGTACTAATATTGGCTTAAATAATGCTATTACATTATTAGATATCCCTATTATCAATCAATTTCATGATGCTTATAATGATGCTTGTTATACTACTCAAGTCTTTACTAATATATATAATGGGAATTTTGTTTCAAAAAAATATAGTAAGAATACTAACACAAAAAGAAGAAATACAAAGAGCAAAATTGATAATTATCATTTAATAGAGCAATTTGAAAAGATGTATAATAGAAAAATGACAAAAGAAGAAAAAGGAATTATAAAATTAGCCTACCTCATGGGGAAAACTAATCAATTTCAAGTTAAAAATTAA
- a CDS encoding MmcQ/YjbR family DNA-binding protein, with the protein MNIKDYCLTFPYSVEDYPFGPETLVMKVNNKIFALLGKDDSISLKCNPFAAIEYREMFNGVKPGYHLNKKYWNTVSLNDDVNEEMIKVMIKESYIEVVKKFPKRDREKYLSKL; encoded by the coding sequence ATGAATATAAAAGATTATTGTTTGACATTTCCTTATTCAGTAGAAGACTATCCTTTTGGCCCAGAGACATTAGTAATGAAGGTAAATAATAAGATATTTGCATTATTAGGGAAAGATGATTCAATTTCATTAAAGTGCAATCCTTTTGCAGCCATAGAATATAGAGAAATGTTTAATGGGGTAAAACCTGGATATCACTTAAACAAGAAATATTGGAATACTGTTAGCTTAAATGATGATGTAAATGAAGAAATGATAAAAGTGATGATAAAAGAATCCTACATTGAAGTAGTAAAGAAATTCCCCAAAAGAGATAGGGAGAAGTATCTTAGTAAATTATAA
- a CDS encoding sensor histidine kinase: protein MGNKYSEKSIKIEDILLIVKTLALFASATVIFTKFSIKVDALRDKSSFIPVMIIIASIFIIVYIMWLIMNFKSNNKLILMIVRYLEGTVFLSIFTSILIISNDNVFQYKLLFLFIIITTTIQSGMIPGIEMASVASFIILGIDLKYGSHLVINTYLENDLIIITTFIVTALVLGYYVKTEKEKLAIRDDQLLSLSQEIKEYNSKRKYIEELLINNDFCYNNLIENSKNIIFIHRNFNLIFANRSAMELFGIDSYEELQGKSFLDLFHESDTIKIKKGIKSLMERKTNEIRFKGIILSKANGEKLKVDGSSTYFFYDGRPTVLSIYRDITYKEKAESLQKAVKENERLLQESKELNNTMIEIFSNISHEFKTPLNVISSASQVLSLYERKGDPIIVKKQQYLESIKQNCYRLTRLVNNLLELTKVDKGAIKLNLHNHNIVVIVEEIISSIVAYVENRGLSIIFDTDIEEKYVSCDVEKIEAILLNLLSNAIKFSKSGDTIFVQVTDNDEYVDISVKDTGLGIPSEKMDLIFERFGQVDKTFRRNNEGTGIGLSLVKSYVEMHHGSIEVKSELNVGSEFIIKLIATNDNSIGETFTYEPSIDIINMEFSDIQ from the coding sequence ATGGGAAATAAGTACAGTGAGAAAAGCATAAAAATAGAAGATATATTATTAATAGTAAAAACGCTAGCATTATTTGCATCAGCCACTGTAATATTCACCAAGTTTTCAATTAAAGTAGATGCATTAAGAGATAAAAGCAGCTTTATACCAGTGATGATTATAATAGCATCTATATTTATAATAGTTTATATAATGTGGCTGATCATGAATTTTAAAAGTAATAATAAACTTATTTTAATGATAGTAAGGTATTTAGAAGGGACAGTCTTTCTATCAATATTTACATCGATTTTGATAATTTCTAACGATAATGTATTTCAATATAAGTTATTATTTTTATTTATAATAATCACTACTACAATTCAATCAGGAATGATACCAGGAATTGAGATGGCAAGTGTAGCCTCGTTTATAATATTAGGCATAGATTTGAAATATGGTTCTCATTTAGTAATTAATACATATTTAGAAAATGATTTAATCATAATTACTACATTTATAGTAACTGCATTAGTATTAGGTTATTATGTAAAAACCGAGAAAGAAAAATTAGCTATTAGAGATGATCAATTACTATCTCTATCCCAAGAAATAAAAGAATATAATAGTAAAAGAAAGTACATAGAAGAGTTACTTATAAATAATGATTTTTGCTATAATAATTTGATTGAGAATTCTAAAAATATAATATTTATTCATAGAAATTTTAACCTAATATTTGCAAATAGAAGTGCTATGGAACTATTTGGCATAGATTCTTATGAAGAGCTACAAGGGAAAAGTTTTCTGGATTTATTTCATGAATCAGATACTATTAAAATAAAAAAAGGTATTAAATCCTTAATGGAGAGAAAAACAAATGAAATAAGGTTTAAAGGAATAATACTATCAAAGGCTAATGGTGAGAAATTAAAAGTTGATGGTAGCTCAACGTATTTCTTTTATGATGGAAGGCCAACAGTATTAAGTATTTATAGAGATATAACATATAAAGAGAAAGCTGAATCCCTACAAAAGGCTGTTAAAGAAAATGAAAGGCTGTTGCAGGAATCTAAAGAATTAAATAACACAATGATTGAAATATTTTCGAATATTTCGCATGAATTTAAAACACCACTTAATGTAATATCATCAGCATCTCAAGTATTAAGTCTGTATGAGAGAAAAGGTGATCCTATAATAGTTAAGAAGCAACAGTATCTAGAGTCAATAAAACAAAATTGTTATAGGCTCACTCGATTAGTTAATAATCTTTTAGAATTGACAAAGGTAGATAAAGGTGCAATTAAATTAAACTTACATAATCATAATATTGTAGTTATTGTAGAGGAGATAATATCATCTATAGTGGCATATGTAGAAAATAGAGGATTGAGTATTATTTTTGATACAGATATAGAAGAAAAATATGTATCCTGCGATGTGGAGAAAATAGAAGCGATTCTGCTAAACTTATTGTCTAACGCAATTAAATTTTCAAAAAGCGGAGATACAATATTCGTGCAAGTGACAGATAATGATGAATATGTTGATATTTCTGTTAAGGATACAGGATTAGGAATTCCTTCAGAAAAGATGGATTTAATATTTGAAAGATTTGGACAAGTAGATAAAACCTTTAGAAGAAATAATGAAGGTACAGGAATAGGTCTATCACTTGTAAAATCATATGTAGAAATGCATCATGGCAGTATTGAGGTTAAAAGTGAATTAAATGTAGGTAGTGAGTTCATAATTAAACTAATAGCTACAAATGACAATAGTATAGGAGAAACCTTTACCTATGAGCCTAGCATCGATATTATTAACATGGAATTTTCAGATATACAGTAA
- a CDS encoding asparagine synthase, producing MNYRRHHSGVREGLIPTALGTAVTAGAIAARCIDMKQHHGMKRRDVLPMVETAIIGFGLAHIVLGAIDLLQD from the coding sequence ATGAATTATAGAAGACATCATTCTGGAGTAAGAGAAGGATTAATACCTACGGCTTTAGGAACTGCAGTAACTGCTGGAGCAATAGCTGCACGTTGTATTGATATGAAGCAGCATCATGGTATGAAAAGAAGAGATGTATTACCAATGGTAGAGACTGCAATTATAGGATTTGGATTAGCACACATAGTATTAGGAGCTATAGATTTATTGCAAGATTAA
- a CDS encoding VIT1/CCC1 transporter family protein, with amino-acid sequence MKEVKNLTYESKEILEIVQKEEITAYHIYNNIAKKIKSDSNKKILENIANDEKKHSAIWMKYTHKDTSPNKLKVFWYTLISQILGFTFAIKLMERSEEISAKYYALLSKEIPEALKILQEEERHEDELIAMLDEEKLKYVGSIVLGLNDALVEITGTLAGLILAIQNTKIIALLGLVTGISATISMASSDYLASRSEGRKDAAKSATYTGMSYIVTVILLVLPFLIFNNSQYILATIVMVITTLLIIAAFNYYISVAQGAPFKKRFFEMASISIGVSFIAFIIGVAIKHFLGISI; translated from the coding sequence ATGAAAGAAGTAAAAAACTTAACTTATGAATCAAAAGAAATACTAGAAATAGTTCAGAAGGAAGAAATCACTGCGTATCATATTTATAATAACATCGCTAAAAAAATCAAATCAGATAGCAATAAAAAAATACTTGAAAATATAGCTAATGATGAAAAAAAACATAGCGCTATTTGGATGAAATATACACACAAAGATACTTCTCCAAACAAATTGAAAGTTTTTTGGTATACATTAATAAGTCAAATACTAGGTTTTACTTTCGCAATTAAGCTTATGGAAAGAAGCGAGGAAATATCAGCAAAATACTATGCTCTCTTATCTAAAGAAATACCAGAAGCATTAAAAATTCTTCAAGAAGAAGAACGCCATGAGGACGAGCTCATAGCTATGCTTGATGAAGAAAAACTTAAATATGTTGGCTCTATTGTCCTTGGGTTAAATGACGCATTAGTTGAAATAACTGGTACTTTAGCTGGATTAATATTAGCTATTCAAAATACTAAAATCATAGCATTACTTGGCCTAGTTACTGGTATATCCGCAACAATTTCTATGGCTTCTTCTGATTACTTAGCTTCTAGATCTGAAGGGCGAAAAGATGCTGCAAAATCCGCTACCTATACAGGCATGTCCTATATAGTAACTGTAATTTTATTGGTTTTACCATTCTTAATCTTTAATAATTCTCAATATATTCTTGCAACTATTGTAATGGTAATTACAACCCTTTTAATAATTGCAGCTTTTAATTACTATATTTCTGTTGCACAAGGTGCCCCATTCAAAAAACGTTTTTTTGAAATGGCTTCTATAAGTATTGGAGTTTCATTCATTGCATTTATCATAGGTGTTGCTATAAAACATTTCTTAGGTATTTCTATTTAA